The Nicotiana tomentosiformis chromosome 2, ASM39032v3, whole genome shotgun sequence genome includes the window tgattcttggctcgatcgctcaggaactctcggagatgtccGCTGTTGAATAGccaggctacttcctctcttagttgtcgGCAATCCTCTATTCTGTGgctgtgagtgccatgatatttgcacattaggttaggatccaTTTGGGATGGATCGAACTGTAGAGGTGGAGGccatttggtgtctttgatgcatccgatggcGGATACGATCGCGACGACGTCGATGttaaagttatactctgataaccttGGCGCTTTCTTAGGCCTGAGGGGCCTGTCAAAACTATTTTTGCCCATGAGTCCCCGGTtgttttgacctcgatcactccTCTTTTCACTTCTCACAGGGTTTTGCCCAGACCCACTACTTCTCCGGTCTCCATTGTACGACTGATACCTATCCCTGTTTGATCTTGGTTCACAATCAACGTCTTTCTTGACTCCGTCGACGGCTCTGACAGGATAAACGGACTCGGAACGGGGCCTAAGCTAATCATTTTCGAccttgatttttgattgataccggttatgcatgTCGACCCATGTAACAACTGGATATTTCACcagattttgtttcaactgctgtgaagccaaagagcttcgaacattgagtctttgggtgaaggcctgaacggcccaatcgtccgcgacCAGAGGCAGGTCTATCCATtctatttgaaaccgggacacgaattctCTTGAGCATCTCATTGTccctctgttttactttgaaaaggtctaacttcctggtctcaaccttgatagccccgacgtgtgcttttacgaaggaatctgcaagcatagcaaatgagtcaatagaattaggaggtaggttgtgataccatatcatagctccctttgacagagtttctccgaactttttcagcagGACCAACTCGATCTCATCATGCTACAAGTCGCtccctttgatggcgcacgtgtaggAGGTGACATGGTCATTTGGGTCGATGTTCTgttatacttaggaatctcgggcatgcaaaacttcttagggatcggcttcaGAGCTGCACTCGAAgaaaaaggtttttgaacaaacttcttggaatccaggcctttaatatcggcggtgctcctgggatttggtcgaccctggaattataggtttccacccttttgtcattggcttcgattttcttctctcccgattctacccgttttgtcagttcctcgagaatctttatgatctcggggttggtcccCGATTCATTTCCATTCGGCCTCTCCATGACCGATTCatttctgcgggtgacttcccgagATGGCTCGGGCTCAATTCTGTTTGGCGCACGGCTTTGGTTGTGCAACTGGGCTATCGGTGCCTGTtaagcctgtaacatttcgaaaatcacccGCAAATTGATCCCATCACCTTCATCGTTGTGCGTACTTTGGGCAATCAATCGGACTTCCCTACGGATGCTGTTCTCAGGATCGATATGCAAATTTGcattgatggccacatgcgatCTAGCGTCGATTGAGTCCGCGGCTGGAACTCTACCGAGATCGATGGGGGGCACCTCGTTACTAGGTGCTACATTGTTATTCTCGCCATAGTGGTCGGATTCGACATCCATGTTTAGAGGGGCAGACTAGGAGTTCAACATTTCAACTTTTAACTTGGAATCAAAGATACTCCAAAGaataagtgtaaaatagggtgtgttatgggaatttgtatcaaattgccgctattatccttagccccacggtggacgccaaactgtttaccctcaaaatcgaataacaattgaatttgtaaatggttttaaggatacgcggattaatttgatacaaagcgataaactaagtcaaattgaacaaacaaagatagaatagattcaaaccacacgaggaaGATAGttccagccttagtgaaatattcaCCCTCGATCTGAGCTCACTATGGCCAGCACTGATGAACAAGAAAGAGAGCTAAtaacagaaaaaataataatatattgctttggaatacgTGTTACAGTGTGCTCTTTGAATAAAAATcatctcctttatatagtaggagagtttcatccctaatacaattctaaaaaaagtaaaaatcttctttttcgttAATCACTGATCTGCTGCCGTTACGGGCCGAGATCCGTGGCGTGATATCCGGTCGGGCGCGGATATCATGGCCCTTCGTTAGTCGTGTGCAACCATTTGGTAAGGCTTTTCCGAGGTCTTGGAGTTCGAACCGAATCCGGGGTCGTGGTCTCGATGGCTCCAGTGGTAAGCGATCTGTTCGGGCCTTAGCACGAGAGGTATATCCGGCTGGTCCAGGATATAACGGCCCTCCGTTGGTCGTGCTTGATTGCccgacaatgttcttcgaagtcgttcaaGGCTAGGACCGATTTCGAACCATGACTCGATGAGACTCTTGCCCCGATTTCGGTCCCCTGTCATCTTGTCTCGAGCTTGGCTTATTTTGTCGGAGATAGGGATATACCATGAgctcgattttaaccgtatacaatgtACTGACTAATTATGCATAATAAATTCAATAAGATCTTCTAGAATCTACACAAATTTCGGGCACGTGACGGAAAATATGCTTCTGAAGAAGTATGTCTAGAATTTTACTTACGTTCTCTAGGATCTTAGTGACGGTACAAAAAGAACTACTAGTCTAGTATGATTCTTCAATAGTTACAGATGCAACGTGAAAAAGAACTTTATTTGTTTCTCTTTAACAGAAACGCTACCCTCTGCAATTTCCTTTGCCTTAGAACTTCAAAAACATCAAAGTCAAACCAATTAACGTTGAAGAAATGACTGTTGTTGGCGATACATCGGCCAGTGCACCACATTTTGCTCTTACGTGGACTTGTTCAGCCCAGGGAGAAATGCCTATAGTGCTcaactatataaaaaaaattggttGTTACATCTCCCTCTACACAAAATTTACCCACACCTATTTACGCCAACCCCTTTTCTTGATTAAATAATATATTAGAGTGAGAATGTGCGTTAATTAAGTACAATGAAGTGATAACATTTGAGTTGATAAGTAAACAAATTTCTCTCATGCGGAGGAAAAGGTAAAAGGCTTTGGAAAACCAATTTAGTCCATCCtccaagaaaataaaaaaatgtaCGATGAGTTTGTATAACTGTTGCTTTCAAAGATGTTAATGACATGTAAGAGACATGTCTCTTCGACCAAGATCCAAACACCTTGCTAAAATTCAAGTGATAACGTTCCTTCAACGTTTCATCTGTCTTAGCCCCACTCAATCCTTGTTTTCATCTCTCTTTGCCCCACTAGGAACTTTTTATTTTACTAGTTATTTTCGCTGGGAACTGATAAAGCGATATACAGAGTAGGAGTATTTGTTTTTTCTTCGCGCCACTTCTCCCCTTCTTGCTTTTTTTCCTATCTTTTTAAATCATTTCTCTCTTTTTGGATTCGCTACTCTCCCGGCATTGACTGCACATAAAACTAGAAATCTATGTATATATTCAGCTCCATAATCCCATTTGTTTCTTCAACCTCCAACCCTCTCCCACGCCACCATCCAACTATCCAAGGAAACAAAGATTCTTCCGCAATTTTCTAACATAAAAGTATGATGGGAAGATTTTCAAAGCAACACGATAAAAATAATCTATCCTTTTATGTTAGTgaatcgcgatgaagaaaagaaTCAGGGATGGGAGATAAACCCATTAAAGAACAAAATGAAGCTTTTGTTTTCTAGCTTGTTTCGACATGCACTCGTATGAATTTTTTTTCTGAACAGCTTTATTGCGTTTTAACTGAATAGAACATAAATTGCTTTTTACTTTTTTGCAGCAACATACAATTGCCATTTCGAAGCACAAAGAGGAATCTATGGGGATATTGCAGTCTACAGCAGTGTGGTTACGATTCTCCCCTGCAGCTGCAATTAATAGTTCAATTTATTCAAAGGTCCTTCCACTTCTCACTATTCACTGTCTGTTCCCGTTCGAACAAAATTGTTACATGCGAGACCATCCTAACTCCTTACAATCACaacaaaattaaagaaaataaaaaacaagTTTAGCAGCGCTGAATATGAGAAATCCGGAACGTCTCATCCCTAAAGTCATTCAATTTACGCCTTTTCATGCTGTCCCCATCTAGATTCGTGGGTTTCTCGCATTCAGAAGTTGTACATTCACACTCAAGAACACTTTTTGGCGTCAACTTATCGACAGTGGACTCACGCCCTTCTATCAGCATTTCCCGTATTACAGCCAAAGCATTCATAAGTTCCTCCTAACAAAGAGTATGATTCCGCAGTTAGAAACATGTAAATAAAGAAAAAAGTGGAGTACTACTAATAAAAATCGAGAAAACATCATACAGTATTATACAAGAAAAACAACATAGTCAAAACATATTGTACTTTTTAGTCTTTAATTATTTGGAATATCATTTATTTATTTAGAAACTACACCAAAAACTATATAGTATTTAGAATATTAAACAAAGGCCAGTTTAAAAAAGAATAAGTTGACTCTGCAATCCAATAATCGGAACAAGGAAACAGATTGATTACTATTTAAAGAGGACTTACTTTAGTTAAGTATTGACATTCTGAAATTGCAGCTAAGAAAGAGGAAAATCGCAATGGAATCAACTCATCAGCTGCACATAGAAGCGCCGATGCTGCTATTATTGATGGTTTATACTCAAAAAGCTTAGTTTCTGCAATAAAATTTGTAAATATGGCGGCATTAATCAAAGGTTAAGATAGTAGTTGCTTATTACCTAACTAATAACATAATTATGAAATTACCAGAGAATTAACAATACCGTATTGAGTACTGAAAATGATATCTGAAGCTCGCCGTTTAAGAGGCTGAGTCAGAGACGAGTCGCCGAGTTGAAAAAGCGACATGCAGAAATGCAGAAACGAGAAAGGCGTGATGGATCTTAGTCGCCATTCTAGAGTAGTGAGAATCAGCGATTCCATACGCGGAATTGATTGAGCGTCAAAAATTACCCCGACATCTCTCTGTTATACAATTTTCTCATTAACTCGTATTGAATTGAACTTTTTTGCAATGATGAGAAACAAAGTTGAAATTGCGCTGTTCAGTATTGACTCGCAGTTTACCTGAATATCGGAGAGTGATAAATTGAAGTTCGTCATTTTTGCTGCAAGTGAAAGGCTAGCAATGACGAGAATCCGTACAATCCATGGCCTATTCTCCTGTAGAAGTAAGTTTCACACAATTCTCATCAGATCCTTAACTATTTCATTCAATTTAATGTGTAAATAGCTCTGAATATGAAGCTTATGAATTTCATTTACCGTAACTACTTGTTCGGAAAGAAAACGGTCGATGTAATTGACAGCGAGGTATGCCATATACCGATCAAATTTGTAAGCGCTTTGTGTCTGCAAAAAGCACAACCAAAAACACGTGAAATTAACTACTTAAACAATCTATTATTGTAGCTACTTCATAATTTTCACGATTATTATCGCTATTAAGAGTTAAACCAAGTGACGAGAATTAACAATTTCATACAACGAGTACTGCAAATTATAACTTCTGATAGTATAATTTtcgaatatttaattttaatctgTGAGAATTTACATATCGATTTAACACGTGCAAAACAGATTAATATGAAAGCATTACAAATTTTTGCAGAAAAAAAATGGAATTATGAAGAGTGTTTACTTGAGAAATAAGGGAGAGAGAATCGCGGCGAAGGCAAAAGCGAACATCAGTGGATTTGAAGGCGAGAAAGGACGGCATGTGATCGGATTCGGAAGCGAAGAGAGCTGAAACGGCGTCGAAATGATGTTCTTCGAAGCCCGTCAATGGATTCTCGAGATCGAATTCCATTTTTCCTTTTGTTAATCGGTTGAAGTTTAGTAACATGAATTAAGCGGCGATAAAGTGAAAGGTGAAAGTGAGAGCGACTGAACTTGGTTGAATTTTGTTCAGTCACAATGCTTGAAAACAGAGAAAAGAAAAACTGTTAGTTAGAGCGCATCCCCAACCTTCATATATATAGACTCCCGCGAAGCTGTAAGGTATACGTTTGTCCCGTTCTGCAAAAAGTTAGGTACGACTGTTACTGCACATAGTATAAGAGTGTTGTTTTGACTAAAAAAAATTGCTTGAGATacaaaattcttttctttttatattttcactTCCACAATTGAACTTTATTACTCCCTCCATTTTTATAAATATATTGTGTAGTTTGACCGTACACAAAAGAAACAAagaatttttttgaaaatatttatcacAATTATGTTATAATATTAGTGTGGCTTTAAGATTTTTAAAATATGTAATCTTAAACGTGATATTATATCTATGTGTCTAAAAATACTTGTTAGTTGTTATTAAGAGTAAATGTaaaatttaagttaaattattttttaagtttAAAAGGTACATATTCTTTTTGAAAGACTAATTATAAGAAGAGAACGTGGTAAGACACTCTAGTTTTCCTCTTTTCTTCGTAGCAAAAACATGTCCATCTCTAAGAGCGTTAGTATTTGTCCATCAACTAGGAAGGTTCTTAGTAGCTATTCAATCAATTCTGGCGAATGAAATGGCACCATCAACAAAAGTTCCATGCCCGCTCGGTCTAATACATTGTCAATACTACTGAAGACAAACTAAACGTCTTCTTATCCCATTGCTTTTTTTCACTTTGTAATCTGTTAGAATATATGGACTAGTTTTGACTTCACAAATTGGTTCCTAACAAGCGTAAGAATCAATGAATAAGATTAGCGAAGTTTAATTGCATATATCAGAATTTTTTGATGGAGTCTGTTTCGCTTATGGGAGGAATTAGATTGAGATAATGAGGTTATTTAAACTTAAGATCGTAAGAATTTAGTATAAAGAATGTTACATTGTAGTTGTATGTATGATATAGGAATAAACttatattttcaaattaaagGTCTTCTGTGGAAAACATTTGGAGGGAGAAAATGATGATCGAATACATAATTAGTCGTACTGACAAAAGAAGCATCAGGATTGTAGAGTAAGTCTTTGTTTAAATCTAGATTTAGAACTTCTTATATGAAGTGGTGCCTTGGTTGTTAGAGGAAGTTCTCTTTTGACTAAGAGCCAGAGTAATTTACATCTGCTAAAGATGTCGGTAATTCCCCAAGTTTACGCATATCTAACACGATATTTACTTAAGTTAGTTCATAATTCGAAATACATGCATTACCACGTGTTCAAATTCGTTAAAATTATGACAGTCCATTAGACCTTCGATCAGTTAATCGGTACTTCTCTTTGAATTATagaatatatatttaaatatttctggATTCATCACCTATTTAGAAAGGAATGAAGTTTTTCTTTCCAATTATGATAAATAGTTTTTCCCATTTATTCACTTTACAGTACTAATAAACTATGTAATCGGTTCATAATACTTTATGTGTTCAGGCGTATTTGGATCAGTAAATGTATTATAAACATTTATGTCcaaatgaaaaacaaaaaaactATAGCAAGTTATTAATACTCCAACATTTTATAAATTAAGGCGTATATTTTTTTGTTacctttaattatttttaagtggTATGATACATGATAGTGGTAATGTTTTCTTCTTACATTGTTGTTATACGGTCAAAATTGGGCCTACCCGATTTTGTTGTTTGATCGAGACAAGAGAGTTGCATCGGGGGTAGCCTCGTAATAAATCGGACCAGGGCTCGAAGATGAGACATCAAGCCTAGAGATCGAACTTTACATTGAGaccgaggccagcaacaatcgagatcaagtatgaccgacttcgaggggagcataataacggaatggcgagatatcagtaacaggtcgaagatcacggcgtgaatctcagAACGGATATCCGTGAtcggtcgaggatcatggcgtgaaTCTCGGAACGGACCAAATCAGAAACGGATAACTAGTTGTTTCTACGGTTTCCTTCTGTAATGAGAGACATACCATAATTAGGtctcttctactatataaagaggaggtCCAATCATTTGTAGACAGGATTCACTgagaagaatatatatatatatatatatatatatatatatatatatatatgctttctTTGCTTTGCTTACTGTTCATCGTCGTTTGTTCCATCCTCcattgttcttattaactaacctcaaGACTATCTCGAATCAAGGTCGAGGTATTGTTTGCAgacggtttgatttattttattgtccaagttatctatttaatttgttgtttatcaattggtgttGGTTTAAATTACAGATCCTTAAaatcacaatataagtttaattgttactcaatttttaaggtaaatagtttggcgtccaccgtggggctaaggataatagtgattattcagtactgattctggtaaaacacactattttac containing:
- the LOC104100104 gene encoding putative cyclin-D6-1; translation: MLLNFNRLTKGKMEFDLENPLTGFEEHHFDAVSALFASESDHMPSFLAFKSTDVRFCLRRDSLSLISQTQSAYKFDRYMAYLAVNYIDRFLSEQVVTENRPWIVRILVIASLSLAAKMTNFNLSLSDIQRDVGVIFDAQSIPRMESLILTTLEWRLRSITPFSFLHFCMSLFQLGDSSLTQPLKRRASDIIFSTQYETKLFEYKPSIIAASALLCAADELIPLRFSSFLAAISECQYLTKEELMNALAVIREMLIEGRESTVDKLTPKSVLECECTTSECEKPTNLDGDSMKRRKLNDFRDETFRISHIQRC